GAATGCTGCAACAGCGAGCTGACGAAACTGTGTTTGCGTCAGCTGCTATCTGTATCAATTACACCGCCAGCATGCGCCCGGTTTCTTCCAGGTTCATGTGCCAGCTCAGTGCGTCACGCAGGATATGCGGGGTATGCCCGCCGACCGCGCAAGCAGCAGTGAAGTAGTCATTCAGGGCTGGGCGATAGTCCGGGTGCACACAGTTGTCGATGATGACGCGGGCACGCTCACGCGGCGCCAGGCCTCGGAGGTCGGCCAGGCCGATCTCGGTCACGAGAATATCGACGTCATGTTCTGTGTGGTCGACGTGGCTGACCATGGGGACCACGCTGGAAATCGCCCCGCCCTTGGCGATCGACTTGGTGACAAAAATCGCCAGGTGCGCATTGCGCGCGAAGTCGCCCGAGCCGCCGATGCCATTCATCATCCGCGTGCCGCAGACGTGAGTGGAGTTGACGTTGCCGTACAGGTCGAACTCCAGCGCGGTGTTGATGCCGATGATGCCCAGGCGCCGCACCACTTCGGGGTGATTGGAGATTTCCTGGGGGCGCAGCACCAGCTTGTCCTTATAGTGCTCCAGATTCCCGAATACATCGGCATTGCGCCGGCTCGACAGGGTGATCGAACTGCCCGAAGCGAAGCTCAACTTGCCGGCGTCGATCAAATCGAAAGTCGAATCCTGCAGCACTTCGGAGTACATGGTCAGGTCTTCAAATGGCGAGTCGATCAAGCCGCACATCACCGAATTGGCGATGGTGCCGATTCCGGCTTGCAGTGGGCCGAGTTTGTTGGTCATGCGACCGGCAGCCACTTCTTGCTTGAAGAAGTCGATCAGGTGGTCGGCGATGGCCTGGGTGTCCACATCCGGCGGCAGCACAGTAGAGGGCGAGTCGGATTGATTAGTGATCACGATCGCGACGATTTTTTCCGGCGGTATCGGGATGGCAGTGCTGCCGATACGGTCATCGACCTTCACCAGTGGAATCGGCGTGCGGGTCGGCCGGTAGGTAGGGATATAGATGTCGTGCAAGCCTTCGAGATTCGGGTTGTGCGCCAGATTGATCTCGACGATCACGTGTTTGGCGAAAATCGCGAAGCTGGCCGAGTTGCCCACCGAGGTGGTCGGCACGATATGGCCCTGCTCGGTGATCGCCACGGCTTCGATCACCGCGATGTCCGGCAGCTTGAGTTGCTGGTTACGCAGCTGCTCTACGGTTTCCGACAGGTGCTGGTCGATGAACATGACTTCGCCGGCATTGATCGCCTTGCGCAGAGTGCTGTCCACCTGGAACGGCATGCGTCGCGACAGTACGCCGGCTTCAGTCAGCTGTTTGTCGAGGTCGTTGCCCAGGCTGGCGCCGGTCATCAAGCTTATTTTCAGCGGCGTGACCTTGGCGCGCTCGGCCAGTGCATGAGGCACGGCCTTGGCTTCGCCGGCTCGGGTAAAGCCGCTCATGCCGACGGTCATGCCGTCCTGAATCAGAGCGGCAGCGTCGGCGGCGCTCATTACCTTGTCCAACAATGAAGGCAAGCGAATACGGTCACGGTACATGATTGTTATCTCGGGCAACGGAAGCAAGGTGCGCAGTCTAGTGAATTCGAGCGGTGCCCGTCCCGCTACCAAGGTCGCATTCGGGGCGTCTATTCCGGTGCTTTCAGGCAAAACACCTTTGCAGGATCGGTAACAGACGCAAACAAAAACGCCCCGACGAGTCGGGGCGTTCAGGTTGCCGAAGGTTTTTACTCGACGGCTTTAACCATGTCTTCGATGACTTTCTTGGCATCGCCGAAAACCATCATGGTCTTGTCCAGATAGAACAACTCGTTGTCCAGGCCGGCATAGCCGCTGGCCATCGAGCGCTTGTTGACGATGATGGTCTTGGCCTTGAACGCTTCGAGAATCGGCATGCCGGCAATCGGCGATTTCGGGTCGTTCTTGGCTGCCGGGTTCACCACGTCGTTGGCGCCGAGCACCAGCACCACGTCGGCCTGGCCGAACTCGGAGTTGATGTCTTCCATCTCGAACACCTGGTCGTAAGGCACTTCGGCCTCGGCCAGCAATACGTTCATGTGGCCAGGCATCCGGCCGGCAACCGGGTGAATCGCATACTTCACGGTTACGCCGCGGTGGCTCAGTTTCTCGGTCAGCTCTTTCAAGGCGTGCTGCGCCCGTGCTACCGCCAGGCCATAGCCTGGAACGATGATCACGGTGTCGGCGTTGGTCAGCAGGAAGGTGGCGTCATCAGCCGAACCGGATTTCACTGGACGGGCTTCTTTGGAGCCCGCCGGGCCAGCATCCGCGGTGTTGCCGAAGCCGCCAAGCAGTACGTTGAAGAACGAACGGTTCATCGCCTTGCACATGATGTACGAGAGGATCGCACCGCTTGAGCCCACCAGCGAGCCGGCAATGATCAGCATCGAGTTGTTCAGCGAGAAGCCGATACCCGCTGCTGCCCAGCCGGAGTAGCTGTTGAGCATCGACACCACGACGGGCATGTCGGCGCCGCCGATCGGGATGATGATCAGCACGCCCATCACGAAGGCCAGGATCAGCATCAGGGCAAAGGCGCTGAAGTTGCCGGTCAGCATGAACGTGACACCCAGTGCCAGCGTC
The Pseudomonas sp. GR 6-02 genome window above contains:
- a CDS encoding NAD(P)(+) transhydrogenase (Re/Si-specific) subunit beta; amino-acid sequence: MSMNLVTTLYLIASICFIQALKGLSHPTTSRRGNVYGMLGMALAILTTIGLIYKLAALSIEQGGATAGIGYVIVGLLAGGTAGSIMAKRVEMTKMPELVAFMHSMIGLAAVFIAIAAVVEPQSLGIVKHLGDSIPAGNRLELFLGAAIGAITFSGSVIAFGKLSGKYKFRLFQGAPVQFSGQHKLNLLLGLATLALGVTFMLTGNFSAFALMLILAFVMGVLIIIPIGGADMPVVVSMLNSYSGWAAAGIGFSLNNSMLIIAGSLVGSSGAILSYIMCKAMNRSFFNVLLGGFGNTADAGPAGSKEARPVKSGSADDATFLLTNADTVIIVPGYGLAVARAQHALKELTEKLSHRGVTVKYAIHPVAGRMPGHMNVLLAEAEVPYDQVFEMEDINSEFGQADVVLVLGANDVVNPAAKNDPKSPIAGMPILEAFKAKTIIVNKRSMASGYAGLDNELFYLDKTMMVFGDAKKVIEDMVKAVE
- a CDS encoding acetyl-CoA hydrolase/transferase family protein, which produces MYRDRIRLPSLLDKVMSAADAAALIQDGMTVGMSGFTRAGEAKAVPHALAERAKVTPLKISLMTGASLGNDLDKQLTEAGVLSRRMPFQVDSTLRKAINAGEVMFIDQHLSETVEQLRNQQLKLPDIAVIEAVAITEQGHIVPTTSVGNSASFAIFAKHVIVEINLAHNPNLEGLHDIYIPTYRPTRTPIPLVKVDDRIGSTAIPIPPEKIVAIVITNQSDSPSTVLPPDVDTQAIADHLIDFFKQEVAAGRMTNKLGPLQAGIGTIANSVMCGLIDSPFEDLTMYSEVLQDSTFDLIDAGKLSFASGSSITLSSRRNADVFGNLEHYKDKLVLRPQEISNHPEVVRRLGIIGINTALEFDLYGNVNSTHVCGTRMMNGIGGSGDFARNAHLAIFVTKSIAKGGAISSVVPMVSHVDHTEHDVDILVTEIGLADLRGLAPRERARVIIDNCVHPDYRPALNDYFTAACAVGGHTPHILRDALSWHMNLEETGRMLAV